One Nicotiana tomentosiformis chromosome 4, ASM39032v3, whole genome shotgun sequence genomic window carries:
- the LOC138910383 gene encoding protein WEAK CHLOROPLAST MOVEMENT UNDER BLUE LIGHT-like 1 — MNAVGPACLFNEAQHALNWASMLHHDTFLRFWEEYEAEVRNLTEKSVSCKLLSEKLQADLATARDEQEEIAQQIAKIKKLQHRLDLATSDKASLADKLEVARSEVVVARSKVVIARSEVAEANKRAYAKVAQFKIDVEVNQAKAKSMVEYAKWQAQREALEGVSAQDFDVVAEIKNAKVEEVRARRLAFPKEDSESSSESEDGENPEDAASDENQAT; from the exons ATGAATGCGGTAGGACCCGCTTGCCTTTTcaatgaggcccaacatgctctgaATTGG GCTTCGATGTTGCATCACGACACTTTCCTCCGATTCTGGGAGGAGTATGAGGCTGAAGTTCggaacctcactgagaagagtgtcTCCTGcaaacttcttagtgagaagcttcaggCAGATTTGGCAACGGCTCGGGATGAGCAAGAGGAGATAGCTCAGCAG ATCGCGAAGATTAAGAagcttcagcatcggttggatttggccacttctgataaggcaagcttggccgataaactcgaagtggccagatctgaggtggtCGTAGCCAGATCTAAAGTGGTCATAGCCAGATCTGAGGTGGCAGAGGCTAATAAAAGAGCTTAcgctaaagtggcccagttcaaGATCGATGTTGAGGTCAATCAGGCCAAGGCCAAGAGCATGGTCGAATATGCTAAATGGCAAGCTCAGAGGGAAGCTCTTGAGGGGGTCAGTGCTCAGGACTTCGATGTTGTGGCCGAAATTAAAAATGCCAAGGTAGAGGAAGTCAGGGCCCGAAGGCTGGCCTTCCCTAAGGAAGACTCCGAGAGCTCGAGCGAATCTGAAGACGGAGAAAATCCCGAGGACGCAGCCTCCGATGAAAACCAAGCCACATAG